CGTGACGACGGTGTTCTCGTTACTGTTTGGTTTTCCGGGAAAATCGAACTGCTTGTGGATGTAGTAGGTGGATTGGGGTTCCTGGGGCTGTTTCTGGTACTTTTGTTTCGAGTGGATTGCGTACTGTTTGTAAGGCTTTTCGGCTTGATTAGAGGGCACTTCGTGAGTCGGTTGCTTGGTTATGACGTATTCGATGTGTTCTCCATTTTGGACAGCATTTGCGGGAACCATTTGGTATTGGACATGTTGATGAGGTGCGTGATGATGAACTAGAGGCTGCGGCTGAGGAAGAGGTTCAATTTCCTTCGGGAAGTAATAGCTTACATGAGTGACTTGTGGAGCTACCGGAGCAGGTTGATGAGGGTACGGATAAGGTTTTGGTTGAGGTTTTTGAGCCATATGCGCTTGATGGTGTTGTTCTTCATTGTGATTTGGTTTTGGATAGAAGAAGCTGGTTGAGATGGACAACGGACTAACCATCTGAGGCTTTTTCGGTTGTTCCTGGTACTTGTAAGCAGCGGCCGTAGGTCGTTCATAGCTAGGTTTCTGGTGTTTGACGATCTCATTCTGAGACACACTGTATCCAGCCCCAGCAATAGATGTCTGCAGAGGTCCTACTGGCACACTTTTTACTTTAACAGGCATCTCgtgttgatatttttgatagtTGTACTTTGAGACCTGTTCTGGTTTCAAATAAACGTGCTTTTCATGGTCCGAAGATGTATAAGCAGCATAGGATGGCGATCCTGGGGTTTGTAGCTTACTTAAGGCTTGATGACCCAGCTTCAGAAGTGCATCTTCCGATTTGATGGCCGGCACATAGTTTGGTGGTGGAGGAGCAGGAAAAGATTGAACCGGTACAGATTCCGTTGGCTTGTAAGAAACAGACACCGAGGGACTTCCTTGAGCCGGGGTGAACAGTTCTTCTTTAGGTTTCTGTGGCACGAAATGCACGTCGGATGGCTTGAATTGAGGAGACGGAATGAAATGAGAAGACAGATAAGGTGTTTTCTGCATTCCCTTGAAGACCATTCCTTCAAGGCCGAGGATGGGTAGCATGTGCTCCAGGGAGAAAATTTCCCCGTCGGTCATATggatttctggaaaaaaaatagaaaaaaaaatcaataacactctaatatgtgttgtaagCCTacatggttgaataattctactgaatctaAGCAATCGAAAGAATCCCTTTAATTCGTTCCCGGTAAATGATAAGTTctgataccggtatttcgatagcaacttcaTATCTTCTTTAGTGAGTGTTTTCGATTGACATTGTTTCCTAATGGGAGAAATAAATTTAACCCCAGTTTCCCTACGGAGTCAAACATTGACGTTTTACCCTATATTCCTAACTCAACTTACCGGGATAGTGTCCATACGAGGCCACGCCCCCGCTCATCAGCTTCATCATCGGTTCCTTGGCGtagatcttcttcttctttttctcgaTTGGTCGGATGATGAGCAGCGGAATTTCTCCATTGGATCGTTTCGCCTTCCGGGAGCTCGGCACTGTCGTTACATTGTACATGAGTGCTTTATGAGCATTGCCACTGTTGTTGTTATCGTCCATCATCGTCTTCACCAGCACCGAGGCTGAGTTGGACCGATCGGCAGATAGGAACATGGGAGCTGAAAaggagaaaaattaaatatagtaACATGTTTCGATTAGTCATGGTTATTGGCAAAAATCTGGGGGTCAGTAGTTGCTGTGGCTTTTAATTCGAATGATGTAAGGAATATAATTTGCCTGCTGATTTATTAAAGGTGGCAAAAagcagaaagtttttttttgcacagttGCACGTGCCAGTAATTGTTCTGATCCCGGGGGTAATGACTCGGTTATCAGAAAGTAGCCTGGctgaattgaaaattcaaattatgttacaatattttgagCTGGTTAACAATGATTTACTCATTAAGAAAACAGTATATACGGGCTTAACAAAGAAAAGAACTAATATGGTGAAcaggaataactttttttaaaactagaTTTGGAACCTATTTTGCAAAGTCAAATCAATGTTGTTTCACTTACGATTCTagatctttaaaatttaaacaaatgcaAAATATACTAAGTTTGAATTGTTTTACACATTGTGTTCGAAATTTAGGTCACattggaatgaaaaaatttattgacCACAACAAGAGTCAATCATTACTTTCAAAAATCTGAATGGAAACGCAGAAAGACCGGAATTTCCCATGATCTGAAAAATCTTCTTTATTTTCCAAGGGTAAGGTATGgtcttaaatgtcaatttatttaaaaacgttatttgattttttgttgaagtATGAGTAAACAACGCAGGTTTGTGTTGGAATTGAgttaaatatcatttatttccttcgtcaagtccttatacAATAACTTAATTCTATAGCGATTATCATTTTGTCGCTTAAAACTAACTGATTCCCAAACTCAGAATCAGTTCTTATTTCCTATTGGATTCTGAGATATCCTCTcagaataaactgccaacactgctGGGTTACTCTGAACCACATGCTGTGTTGGCTAAGTTGATCGTGTatgatgacaacatttgtattgttgtcatcatcatcatcaaacgCTATTGTTCTCAGTATGCGAATTGACCGACAAAAAGGGAAagagaaaccaaaacaaaccaatGTGGTTTTGGTTTTTCCCCATGGAGGAACGAAGTCGTTCCGGTGTCCAGGAATTTGTGTAAAAGGATCCgaaaaaccgtaagtatcaacatttTTCAAGTCCACATGTCcagtttttcttcttttgtatttaaaacgattgaattaaaacaaatataggGAAGaaaagggcataacgagcacccggggcaaaGTAAGCACTcttcttttctacaaaagtacgtactttcttatttaaattttcaggaGGATTGGTTTCGTACTTCCTcaagtattaattttttcagcaaaaaaaaaaaagaaaaccccTAATCATCTTAAcagaaatgtataaaaaaaacaaatatgttcTCAAGTGATGTAagaattacaatttttgaacaCCGCAAAATAAGTTCTTATGATCATTTAGATCGTCAAgatgatctataatgtacgcactgcaacatgatgtacacatagttattcaatttaatttcactatttttcactataatcaatttaaaaaggcatttttactttaacttgttgactcgggcgaacagagcactattgattggggcacgatgagcatttctgCCCTATAATCTAGCAGTGAATtgaactcgatgaagtcaactgaatttatATAGCTACAGCTAGGCTAGTTTACATCTGGCGATTAAACCTATTGGCAAGGTGTCGAAGAGGAAATCAAAAGACtggagttcgattcctggtcaaggtgatttttttttcattttccaccaAGATCGGTTATTTTGACTGTTGCAtaatacggctagtagcatcatccgccaaacaaagcaccagaaatataatgtatgagtgtgtgtgaattgtttgtattctacaaaaagatatacattattttgttattgcctTTTTGATCATTaatgcaaataataaaaatctccatgaccaggaatcgaactcgagtcctctGATTACCTCTCGGACACCTTACCAAGCGATAGCTCTATAACTCAGCTTCACCGAGTTGAATTCGATGCTAGTCTCTTCGGctgaaaatgctcatcgtgccccgatcaatggcaCGCTTATAATGCCCCCGAGggattctcattatgcccctacagtgactaattttcagctttcaaaaaaataaaataaaatgctttttatacgtttttatctactttttcaagtttcagacaattaggaaatagacttttctagtgtctgaacacgaaacaattaaGTAACTCATATgttatatctgtttttttttatagaatagcATGATATGAAGGTATGGTACTTAAGGGGGCCATTATgcttttaaagggtgatacggaaaaatttgatcaaggtAAATCggttaaaatcgtttatttaaaaaatcaaattaaatttctttttcaagtttaattagtacaaaattcaggaaaaatattcagttaggcttccgcttttccaaatccgaattgccgggccttacgcttaacccctgccatcagattttgtacagccaccatgtccaccttcttcgccgcagaaagccagtttgccttgaactgctgctcttccttagcagttttttggtcttctttaggctCCGCTTGAAAATAGCTTAGTATATCTCAACTGGGCGGAGCCctggcgtgttgagagggttcttgtccttgggaaccacgtgcacgttgttggtggcgtaccactccatggcctttttaccgtaatggcaagttGCCAAATCCGGggaaaacagtacggaacaaccgtgtttcttcaggaaaggcagcagacgtttattcaaacactctttcacgtaaatttcttggttgagattccggaagctatgaaaatgctgcttttcaagccacaggtacagatggcttgccaaaccagatatttcttcgcaaactttgacagtttcatgtgcttgaaaatatctgctacctttccccttccttttgccgtataaaactcctgtcccggaagctgcttgtagtcggctttgacgtaggtttcgtcgtccattaccacgcagtcaaacttcgtcagcatcgtcgtgtacagcctccgggatcgcg
This sequence is a window from Uranotaenia lowii strain MFRU-FL chromosome 3, ASM2978415v1, whole genome shotgun sequence. Protein-coding genes within it:
- the LOC129756816 gene encoding uncharacterized protein LOC129756816, with protein sequence MLATLMLILLTTPMFLSADRSNSASVLVKTMMDDNNNSGNAHKALMYNVTTVPSSRKAKRSNGEIPLLIIRPIEKKKKKIYAKEPMMKLMSGGVASYGHYPEIHMTDGEIFSLEHMLPILGLEGMVFKGMQKTPYLSSHFIPSPQFKPSDVHFVPQKPKEELFTPAQGSPSVSVSYKPTESVPVQSFPAPPPPNYVPAIKSEDALLKLGHQALSKLQTPGSPSYAAYTSSDHEKHVYLKPEQVSKYNYQKYQHEMPVKVKSVPVGPLQTSIAGAGYSVSQNEIVKHQKPSYERPTAAAYKYQEQPKKPQMVSPLSISTSFFYPKPNHNEEQHHQAHMAQKPQPKPYPYPHQPAPVAPQVTHVSYYFPKEIEPLPQPQPLVHHHAPHQHVQYQMVPANAVQNGEHIEYVITKQPTHEVPSNQAEKPYKQYAIHSKQKYQKQPQEPQSTYYIHKQFDFPGKPNSNENTVVTEHYGTFNRTKTQEPRPLNEPKPFAAPHYLPLPKPQPLAQPATTLHQTHPTPSNFHQNHQQQPSHTFQNHWKLGRRHPESVKPVVEAIHDSEPESSVSQQTVGQTLKVQGHDHGPQEAVAAESKAVQSRSPVEEKSKKVESSSPPVAKITPLAPESVAEPIESVADEQQTSESASQRARKARQQG